In Rickettsiella endosymbiont of Aleochara curtula, one genomic interval encodes:
- the rfbA gene encoding glucose-1-phosphate thymidylyltransferase RfbA — MKGIVLSGGSGTRLHPITKGISKQLLPVYDKPMIYYPLSALMLAGIQEILIITTIEDLSQYQSLLGSGEQWGINLSYLTQKNPDGLAQAFIIGENFIGKDSVALILGDNLFYGEKFSENLTSAAGQQNGAKIFCYFVNDPERYGVAVFDKDQCLIDIEEKPIQPKSNWAVTGLYFYDNQVIDIAKNIKPSKRGELEITDVNRQYLTQGQLSHQLISRGSTWLDTGTHDALLEASHFVQVIEKRQGLKIACLEEIAWRKGFISAQALEISARKLLNSNYGNYLLDILERAI, encoded by the coding sequence GTGAAAGGTATCGTATTATCAGGTGGTTCAGGTACGCGTCTACATCCTATAACTAAAGGAATTAGTAAGCAGTTATTGCCGGTTTATGACAAGCCGATGATCTATTACCCGCTCAGTGCATTAATGTTAGCCGGTATTCAAGAGATTTTAATTATAACCACCATTGAAGACTTATCTCAGTACCAGAGTTTACTAGGGTCAGGCGAACAATGGGGAATCAATCTTAGTTATTTAACGCAAAAAAATCCTGATGGTTTAGCTCAAGCTTTCATAATAGGTGAAAATTTTATTGGCAAAGATTCGGTCGCGCTCATTCTGGGCGATAATCTATTTTATGGGGAAAAATTTTCTGAAAACTTAACATCGGCAGCTGGACAGCAAAATGGCGCAAAGATTTTCTGTTATTTTGTCAATGATCCTGAGCGCTATGGGGTTGCAGTATTTGATAAAGATCAGTGTTTAATTGATATAGAAGAAAAACCCATACAACCTAAGTCTAATTGGGCAGTCACTGGCCTGTACTTTTATGATAATCAAGTGATTGATATTGCTAAAAATATTAAACCTTCGAAGCGTGGTGAATTGGAGATTACCGATGTGAATCGGCAATATTTAACTCAGGGACAACTTTCACATCAATTAATCAGCCGCGGCAGTACTTGGTTAGATACGGGGACACACGATGCCTTACTTGAAGCCTCGCATTTCGTGCAAGTCATCGAAAAGCGGCAAGGCTTGAAGATAGCCTGTTTAGAAGAAATCGCTTGGCGTAAAGGCTTTATCAGCGCCCAAGCCCTAGAGATTTCTGCTCGTAAATTACTCAATAGTAATTATGGTAACTATTTACTCGATATACTTGAAAGAGCAATATGA
- a CDS encoding glycosyltransferase family 2 protein yields MMSKPTVLINIVLYHPDKKKVLDLIDICSQYEKGKVLLFDNSEGSLSFEFDNNKNVFLFKSPKNVGVGGAHHAACQMAEEKNFDFVLFLDQDSQLPTGFLTDMISGFYRLLKLHPRLCAIGPSWRDPELDGGLTRALKDKLRSFLKAPNLKHVLISSGMLISVACLKDVGYPKKEYFIDLVDTEWCLRALYKNYQIFMLPDIHMSHRIGEIKKISKFNFQYEQPIRYYYSLRNSLFLFHEKHISFACKFFILAGNLFKLRKIIFSPKPIQSLITASRGIKDGLLMKNHTNEI; encoded by the coding sequence ATGATGTCTAAACCCACTGTATTAATTAATATCGTTCTTTATCATCCTGATAAGAAAAAAGTATTAGACCTAATCGATATCTGTTCCCAATATGAAAAAGGCAAGGTTTTATTATTTGATAATAGCGAAGGTTCTCTATCCTTTGAGTTTGATAATAATAAGAACGTTTTTTTATTTAAAAGCCCGAAAAATGTCGGCGTGGGTGGTGCACATCATGCCGCATGTCAAATGGCCGAAGAAAAAAATTTTGATTTTGTATTATTTCTCGATCAAGATAGTCAGCTCCCTACAGGATTTTTAACGGATATGATTTCCGGATTTTATCGATTACTAAAATTACATCCGCGTTTGTGTGCTATTGGTCCTTCCTGGAGAGATCCTGAGCTCGATGGAGGATTAACAAGGGCATTAAAAGATAAGCTAAGAAGCTTCTTAAAAGCGCCAAATTTAAAGCATGTGTTAATTAGCTCAGGAATGTTAATTTCGGTAGCTTGCTTAAAAGATGTGGGTTACCCAAAAAAAGAATATTTTATCGATTTAGTGGATACAGAGTGGTGTTTACGGGCTTTATATAAAAATTATCAAATATTCATGTTACCTGATATTCATATGTCGCATAGAATCGGTGAAATCAAAAAAATAAGTAAATTCAATTTTCAATATGAACAGCCGATTCGCTATTATTACTCACTGCGTAATAGCTTATTTCTATTTCATGAAAAACATATTTCATTTGCATGCAAATTTTTTATTTTAGCTGGAAATTTATTTAAGTTAAGAAAAATAATTTTCTCACCTAAACCGATACAAAGTTTAATCACGGCTAGTCGCGGCATTAAGGATGGATTATTAATGAAAAACCATACTAACGAAATATAG
- a CDS encoding glycosyltransferase has translation MESILHLGKFSNEQVGGIETVVDTLLTRLSLDFKLFNLVASSSFKNKIVEQAGYIEYNAALAGMLARTPFCPSMPYQIRKLYQRYQFSIVHLHLPNPMAHLASETLPDSVKRIISWHSDVIRQKNLLKIYQPFVNRLLKQASALIVSTPYLAEKSIQIKIARDRKIIHTIPYGVDFDYFLINKYQEKMDQIKQQYSHRFLVFALGRHVYYKGFCYLIEAMQHLPKNITLLLGGEGALTRKLKQQVKTLQLEHQVYFLGEIAKQNLPAYYHACDLFCLPSIDQSEAFGIAQLEAMACAKPVICCDVTHAASNVNQDAVTGFVVSPRSPRALANAIYTLYQEPVLRRSLGRSAYHYAKENFTTQKMVAQIKNLYQEIHHFN, from the coding sequence ATGGAAAGCATTTTACATTTAGGAAAATTCTCTAATGAGCAGGTAGGAGGTATCGAAACCGTTGTTGATACGCTACTTACCCGATTGAGCCTAGATTTTAAATTGTTCAATTTAGTTGCAAGCAGCAGTTTTAAAAATAAGATAGTTGAGCAAGCTGGGTATATCGAATATAACGCAGCTTTAGCAGGAATGCTTGCGCGTACTCCTTTTTGCCCTAGCATGCCTTACCAAATAAGAAAACTTTATCAGCGCTATCAGTTTTCTATTGTGCATTTGCATTTACCCAATCCCATGGCGCACCTCGCTTCAGAAACTTTACCTGATTCGGTGAAAAGAATTATTAGCTGGCATAGTGATGTGATACGACAAAAAAATTTATTAAAAATATATCAACCTTTCGTTAATCGCTTATTAAAACAGGCCAGCGCGTTAATTGTTTCGACCCCCTATTTAGCTGAAAAGTCTATACAAATTAAGATAGCCAGGGACCGCAAGATTATTCATACCATTCCTTACGGTGTAGATTTCGATTATTTTTTGATCAATAAATATCAGGAAAAAATGGATCAGATTAAACAGCAATACTCGCATCGTTTTCTGGTATTTGCTTTAGGCAGACATGTTTATTACAAAGGATTCTGTTATTTAATTGAAGCAATGCAACATTTACCTAAAAATATTACTTTATTATTAGGAGGGGAGGGGGCATTAACTCGAAAATTGAAGCAACAGGTCAAAACTTTACAACTTGAGCATCAAGTTTATTTTCTGGGTGAAATAGCTAAACAGAATTTGCCGGCTTATTATCATGCCTGTGACTTATTTTGTTTGCCATCGATTGATCAAAGCGAAGCGTTTGGGATCGCTCAATTGGAAGCGATGGCTTGTGCAAAACCAGTTATTTGTTGTGATGTGACGCATGCCGCGAGTAATGTGAATCAAGATGCCGTGACCGGCTTTGTCGTCTCTCCACGCAGTCCTAGAGCCTTGGCCAATGCAATCTATACACTCTATCAGGAACCTGTATTACGACGCTCTTTAGGTCGATCGGCTTATCATTACGCTAAAGAAAACTTTACTACACAAAAAATGGTAGCACAGATTAAAAATCTATATCAGGAAATTCATCATTTTAATTAA
- the rfbD gene encoding dTDP-4-dehydrorhamnose reductase has protein sequence MKLLLTGAHGQVGHEIIDLAVKYNLELYPLTHQQLNITDFEQLKQAVAVIKPNYIINAAAYTAVDKAEKDSECAFAVNALGVKHLAKIAQEYDIPLLHISTDYIFDGQKKMAYCEDDVANPLSVYGLSKLSGENFLRETWFKHIILRVSWVFGAYGNNFVKTIICLAKEKPELNIIADQKGAPTYAGDIAQTLLKIVACLHNGRCAWGTYHYTGTPVLSWYEFAQKIVDEVKQQQPLILRKISPITALEYPNLARRPYNSELACNKIAQIFNIEPNNWSEGLKKMVIST, from the coding sequence TTGAAACTTTTGTTAACCGGTGCACATGGTCAAGTAGGTCATGAGATTATTGATTTAGCGGTAAAATATAACTTGGAATTATATCCGCTGACACATCAGCAGCTTAATATCACAGACTTCGAACAATTAAAACAGGCCGTAGCTGTTATTAAACCCAATTACATTATTAATGCTGCGGCTTACACCGCGGTTGATAAGGCCGAAAAAGATAGTGAATGTGCTTTTGCTGTGAATGCCTTAGGCGTTAAACATTTAGCCAAAATTGCTCAAGAATATGACATACCTTTATTACATATTTCGACGGATTATATTTTTGATGGTCAAAAAAAAATGGCTTATTGTGAAGACGATGTAGCTAATCCTTTATCCGTTTATGGTTTAAGTAAATTAAGCGGTGAAAATTTTTTAAGGGAAACTTGGTTTAAGCATATCATTTTACGAGTCAGTTGGGTATTTGGAGCATACGGCAATAATTTTGTGAAAACGATTATTTGTTTAGCAAAGGAAAAACCAGAATTAAACATTATTGCTGATCAAAAAGGGGCTCCTACTTATGCGGGCGATATTGCGCAGACTTTGCTTAAAATAGTGGCGTGTCTACATAATGGTCGGTGTGCGTGGGGGACTTACCATTATACAGGGACACCTGTGCTGAGTTGGTATGAATTTGCTCAAAAAATAGTGGATGAAGTGAAACAACAGCAACCATTAATACTAAGAAAAATTAGTCCTATTACGGCATTAGAATATCCGAATCTTGCGCGCAGACCTTATAATTCTGAATTGGCTTGTAATAAGATTGCCCAAATATTTAATATTGAACCGAATAATTGGTCTGAGGGATTGAAGAAAATGGTAATTTCTACATGA
- a CDS encoding mannose-1-phosphate guanylyltransferase/mannose-6-phosphate isomerase, translated as MLVPVVLSGGNGSRLWPVSREAYPKPFIRFNNDPNSLIQKTYQRAVNLLNVKKIITITNVEYYYQTKKELKELGYPNTSKEFSFILEPVSRNTAAAIIFSALFVKEMINPDAVLLVLPADHIILNQDKFNLSIEKAYQLAKKKLLTMFGIIPHKAETAYGYIQYGESYEITSSAYKVVKFHEKPTHEAAQSYIEEGNYLWNSGIFCFEVKTFLDSVKAYIPELYIKALDCWKLSTKKNSILQDRIKLDEQSFAKLENISIDYALMEKAQNIAVLSANFGWSDIGSWSALNTLLEPQENGNRIVGNAVLQETYHTTIYSQNYPGRVIATLGIKNLTIVDTHDALLICANSHIQKIKQLVKELKTKGHESYRYHQTIYRPWGHYTILDQGPNYKLKRLVVHSGASLSLQMHQYRSEYWVVVAGTASIENDHKKFTLKEQQSTFIPLGSKHCLSNFDDQDLVLIELQIGSYLGEDDIIRFKDNYDREHHTTV; from the coding sequence ATGCTTGTCCCTGTTGTTTTGTCAGGAGGAAATGGATCTCGCTTATGGCCTGTTTCCCGCGAAGCATACCCTAAACCTTTTATCCGATTCAATAATGATCCCAATTCATTAATACAAAAAACTTACCAACGTGCCGTCAACTTACTTAATGTCAAAAAAATTATTACCATAACCAATGTTGAATATTATTATCAAACCAAAAAAGAGCTTAAAGAATTAGGTTATCCTAATACTTCAAAAGAATTTAGCTTTATATTAGAACCAGTATCACGCAATACCGCAGCAGCTATCATTTTCAGTGCATTATTTGTTAAAGAAATGATCAATCCAGACGCGGTATTATTAGTATTACCCGCTGACCATATCATTTTGAATCAAGATAAATTTAATTTAAGCATAGAAAAAGCCTATCAACTAGCCAAAAAAAAATTATTAACTATGTTTGGAATTATTCCTCACAAAGCAGAAACTGCGTATGGTTATATTCAATATGGTGAATCATATGAGATAACCTCCTCAGCTTATAAAGTAGTGAAGTTTCATGAAAAACCTACACATGAAGCGGCTCAATCTTATATCGAAGAAGGTAATTACCTTTGGAACTCAGGAATTTTTTGTTTTGAAGTTAAAACTTTTTTGGATTCAGTGAAAGCCTATATTCCAGAACTTTATATTAAAGCCTTAGATTGTTGGAAATTGAGTACTAAAAAAAATAGTATACTTCAGGATAGAATTAAATTGGATGAACAAAGCTTTGCTAAGCTGGAAAATATTTCTATTGATTATGCATTAATGGAAAAAGCACAAAATATTGCTGTCTTATCTGCAAATTTTGGTTGGTCCGATATCGGTTCTTGGAGTGCATTAAACACATTATTAGAACCCCAAGAAAACGGGAATCGCATTGTAGGAAATGCTGTTTTACAAGAAACTTACCATACAACCATCTATAGCCAAAATTATCCTGGACGAGTAATTGCCACATTAGGCATTAAAAATTTAACCATTGTTGACACCCATGATGCATTATTGATTTGCGCAAATTCTCATATTCAAAAAATAAAGCAATTAGTTAAAGAGTTAAAGACAAAGGGTCACGAGTCTTATCGTTATCATCAAACTATTTATCGTCCTTGGGGACATTATACTATTTTAGATCAAGGTCCAAATTATAAACTAAAAAGATTGGTAGTACATTCCGGTGCTAGCTTATCCTTGCAAATGCACCAATATCGTAGCGAATATTGGGTCGTTGTTGCAGGCACCGCCAGTATAGAAAATGATCACAAAAAATTTACGCTAAAAGAGCAACAATCTACTTTTATACCTCTCGGAAGTAAGCATTGCTTAAGTAATTTCGATGATCAAGACTTAGTTTTGATTGAGCTGCAAATAGGTAGTTATTTAGGTGAAGATGACATTATACGATTTAAAGATAATTATGATCGAGAGCATCACACAACTGTCTAA
- a CDS encoding glycosyltransferase, whose product MSDATVLINIVLYNPDRDKVLELIRICSKYQSAKILLFDNASNSECLENINSDHIILFNSPRNVGVAGAHHYACKMAERENSDFVLFLDQDTQLPEEFIHNIISEFYQLQKLHARLIAVGPTWIDPRTYNWYQERRERISLRNSLRNLLKITEKKKKIHNLLRLDNIIISSGMLIRVDAFKEIGYPEKHYFIDLVDIEWCLRALSKNYHIEMLKNIKIRHTIGEVKKNKNSVLHYQKPLRYYYSIRNSFLLFGEKQYPFNFRIFILIRNILEIKKIPFVPESKKSLIAALHGLKDGFLSRKGVYLETFK is encoded by the coding sequence ATGTCTGATGCTACTGTACTAATTAATATCGTACTTTATAATCCTGATAGAGATAAAGTATTAGAGCTCATTCGCATTTGCTCTAAGTATCAATCGGCTAAAATTTTATTGTTTGATAATGCGTCAAATTCTGAATGCCTAGAAAATATTAATTCAGATCACATTATTCTGTTTAATAGCCCTAGAAATGTGGGCGTGGCGGGTGCGCATCATTATGCGTGTAAAATGGCTGAAAGGGAAAATTCTGATTTTGTTCTTTTTCTCGATCAAGATACGCAGCTACCCGAAGAATTTATACATAATATCATTTCAGAATTTTATCAATTACAAAAATTACATGCTCGTTTGATTGCCGTTGGACCTACCTGGATCGATCCTAGAACTTACAATTGGTATCAGGAAAGAAGAGAAAGAATTAGTCTGAGAAATAGTTTGCGAAATCTATTAAAGATTACTGAAAAAAAGAAAAAAATACATAATTTACTGAGACTGGACAATATTATCATAAGTTCAGGAATGTTAATACGAGTCGATGCTTTTAAGGAAATTGGCTATCCAGAAAAACATTATTTTATTGATTTAGTTGACATAGAATGGTGTTTACGCGCACTTTCTAAAAACTATCATATTGAGATGCTTAAAAATATTAAGATTCGGCATACGATAGGAGAAGTGAAGAAAAATAAAAATAGTGTGTTGCACTATCAAAAGCCGCTACGTTATTATTATTCTATTCGGAATAGTTTTTTACTTTTTGGAGAGAAACAGTATCCATTTAACTTCCGTATTTTTATTTTAATTCGAAATATATTAGAAATAAAGAAAATACCCTTTGTACCTGAGTCTAAAAAAAGTTTAATAGCGGCACTACATGGTTTAAAAGATGGCTTTTTATCTAGAAAAGGGGTTTACCTAGAAACGTTTAAATAA
- the rfbC gene encoding dTDP-4-dehydrorhamnose 3,5-epimerase, producing MKIIPTPIQDLMIIDPKSHQDERGFFLEAFQAERYQRLLKKDIYFVQDNLSRSSKNVLRGLHYQLQQPQDKLVTVIRGSVFDVSVDIRTQSATFGRWFGIILNDENHYQLFIPQGFAHGFCVLSEIVDFHYKCSDYYNPEAEQGILWSDPNLAINWPLQAPIISPKDKNYVCLQDLSSELLF from the coding sequence ATGAAAATTATTCCAACGCCTATCCAAGATTTAATGATAATTGATCCGAAATCGCATCAAGATGAACGAGGTTTCTTTTTAGAAGCTTTTCAGGCAGAACGTTATCAACGATTGCTAAAAAAAGATATTTATTTCGTTCAAGATAATTTATCTCGTTCCAGTAAAAATGTTTTACGTGGTTTACATTATCAGCTCCAGCAACCACAAGACAAACTAGTTACCGTCATACGTGGCAGCGTATTTGATGTATCCGTGGATATCAGAACCCAATCTGCAACATTTGGGCGATGGTTTGGCATTATTTTGAACGATGAAAATCATTATCAACTTTTTATACCCCAAGGATTTGCACATGGATTTTGTGTGCTGAGCGAGATCGTTGATTTTCATTATAAATGCAGCGATTACTATAACCCTGAAGCAGAACAAGGCATACTTTGGTCCGATCCTAACTTGGCTATTAATTGGCCTTTGCAAGCACCGATAATATCGCCGAAAGACAAAAATTATGTTTGCCTACAGGACCTCTCCTCTGAGCTATTGTTTTAA
- a CDS encoding class I SAM-dependent methyltransferase, producing the protein MITFIKNLLRNKTSPTANLQTIPFKEVFYRHNINACDKWINYLDIYEEFFKPYISHSPSVLEIGVQNGGSLQILKKYFRNATIHGVDIDSRVSQLDLGKDIKVYNFDITEKQSIEKNFQKLKFDIIIDDGSHICSDIISTFYLLFSRLKPGGIYLTEDLCTSYWQSHGGSFPSENSSIAFFKKLTDLLNFYHIENNKALEFFSEHDLDIAKWLHAITFHDSVTIVKKLKKQRTSPYKRSVVGTYDPVTSTIREAKKQGWYYNT; encoded by the coding sequence ATGATTACGTTTATTAAAAACTTATTACGCAATAAAACTTCACCCACTGCTAACCTACAAACTATCCCTTTTAAAGAAGTTTTTTATCGACACAATATCAATGCTTGTGATAAATGGATCAATTATCTCGATATTTATGAAGAATTTTTTAAACCCTACATCTCTCATTCACCTTCGGTATTAGAAATAGGCGTACAAAACGGTGGAAGCTTACAAATCCTTAAAAAATATTTTAGAAACGCTACGATTCATGGTGTCGATATTGATTCAAGGGTATCGCAATTAGATCTTGGAAAGGATATAAAAGTATATAATTTTGATATTACTGAGAAGCAGTCTATTGAAAAAAATTTTCAAAAACTGAAATTTGATATCATCATTGATGATGGTTCTCATATCTGCTCTGATATAATAAGTACTTTTTATTTACTTTTTTCACGACTTAAACCAGGCGGAATTTATTTGACGGAAGATTTGTGCACGTCTTATTGGCAAAGTCATGGCGGCTCATTTCCAAGTGAAAATTCTTCAATTGCGTTCTTCAAAAAGCTGACTGATTTATTGAATTTTTATCATATAGAAAATAATAAAGCGCTGGAATTTTTTTCAGAACACGATCTGGATATTGCTAAATGGCTACATGCCATCACCTTTCATGACAGTGTCACTATTGTAAAAAAACTAAAAAAACAGCGGACAAGCCCTTATAAGCGTTCAGTGGTAGGAACTTACGATCCAGTCACCTCTACTATTCGCGAGGCGAAAAAACAGGGTTGGTATTACAATACTTAG
- a CDS encoding class I SAM-dependent methyltransferase, with translation MQEKNIDTFKSDVLTNGGYQYSITKKLSSTLSSKRTSKIIHQTLGDVKGKRIIDIGCGDGVFTEELLVLRPEFVTGVDPNDAAIAVAKKNMAHIKNIEFQVMDVYQIPLIKKYDIAIVRGVLHHLYQVEKAIEIICNIANEIIVAEPNGYNPVLKILEKVSPYHIAHEERSYSPRKLDKWFKINGGIITESTFVGFVPLFCPDFLAKILNFFEPYFEKTPLIRVFSCGSYIQKIYIK, from the coding sequence ATGCAAGAAAAAAACATAGATACATTTAAGTCAGACGTTCTTACAAATGGCGGATATCAATATTCAATTACTAAAAAATTATCTAGTACATTGTCTAGCAAGAGAACAAGCAAAATTATTCATCAAACCTTAGGCGATGTAAAAGGAAAGCGAATTATAGATATTGGTTGTGGAGATGGCGTATTTACTGAAGAACTACTTGTATTACGGCCTGAATTTGTAACTGGAGTTGATCCTAATGATGCCGCCATTGCAGTTGCAAAAAAAAATATGGCGCATATTAAAAATATTGAATTTCAAGTAATGGATGTCTATCAGATTCCTCTTATTAAAAAATATGATATAGCCATTGTAAGAGGAGTTTTACACCATCTATATCAAGTAGAAAAAGCTATCGAAATAATATGTAATATCGCAAATGAAATTATTGTTGCTGAACCAAATGGATATAATCCTGTGCTGAAAATCTTAGAAAAAGTTTCTCCGTACCACATCGCTCATGAAGAAAGATCTTATTCTCCAAGAAAATTGGATAAATGGTTTAAAATTAATGGCGGAATTATTACTGAATCTACGTTTGTTGGGTTTGTACCTTTGTTTTGCCCAGATTTTCTGGCCAAAATATTGAATTTTTTTGAACCCTATTTTGAAAAAACTCCCCTTATACGAGTATTTTCCTGTGGTTCATATATACAAAAAATTTACATAAAATAA
- the rfbB gene encoding dTDP-glucose 4,6-dehydratase — protein MIYTPKNMLVTGGAGFIASHFVRYYQEHHPEIFIVNLDKLTYAGSLNNLKNLRFPQQHHFVQGDILDSDLVLKLFKDFKVDTLVHFAAETHVDRSINSPEKFIQTNISGTFALLETCRKYWLQEQGFGQGDCRFHHISTDEVYGSLQKDEPAFTEFTPYRPNSPYSASKASSDYLVRAYYATYGLPVSISNCSNNYGPLQHREKFIPMVIQQCLTKQPIPVYGDGSNIRDWLYVDDHCSAIDAVIRRGRVGETYNIGGNNELSNLAVISAICDVLAKIKASTFNYNKLITFVKDRPGHDWRYAINSRKIKEEINWQPKETFLSGIIKTLTKYCNTNPVFSPRE, from the coding sequence ATGATATATACGCCTAAAAACATGTTAGTGACAGGAGGTGCCGGTTTTATTGCCAGTCATTTTGTGCGTTATTACCAAGAGCATCATCCGGAGATATTTATTGTCAATCTCGACAAACTCACTTACGCTGGATCATTAAATAATTTAAAAAATTTACGCTTTCCACAGCAACATCATTTTGTGCAGGGAGATATACTGGATAGTGATTTAGTGTTGAAATTGTTCAAGGATTTTAAGGTAGATACGCTGGTGCATTTTGCTGCCGAAACCCACGTCGATCGTTCGATTAACTCACCTGAGAAATTTATTCAAACCAATATATCGGGCACATTCGCTTTATTAGAGACATGTCGAAAATATTGGTTGCAAGAACAGGGTTTCGGCCAAGGTGATTGTCGATTTCACCATATCTCTACCGACGAGGTGTATGGTAGCTTACAAAAAGATGAACCTGCTTTTACTGAATTTACGCCTTACCGACCTAATTCTCCTTACTCAGCTAGCAAAGCTTCTTCAGACTATCTGGTGCGCGCTTATTATGCTACCTATGGACTTCCGGTTAGCATAAGCAATTGCTCGAATAATTATGGTCCTTTGCAACATAGAGAAAAATTCATTCCCATGGTTATTCAGCAATGTTTAACTAAGCAACCCATACCCGTTTATGGCGATGGTTCGAATATTCGTGATTGGCTGTATGTCGATGATCATTGTAGCGCTATCGATGCAGTGATTCGTAGGGGGCGGGTGGGAGAAACGTATAATATAGGAGGTAATAATGAATTGAGTAATTTAGCTGTTATTTCTGCTATTTGTGATGTACTTGCTAAAATTAAAGCCAGCACTTTCAATTACAATAAATTAATTACTTTTGTGAAAGACAGACCTGGACATGATTGGCGTTATGCTATTAATTCAAGAAAAATAAAAGAAGAGATTAATTGGCAACCAAAAGAGACTTTTTTAAGTGGGATTATAAAAACACTGACTAAGTATTGTAATACCAACCCTGTTTTTTCGCCTCGCGAATAG
- a CDS encoding glycosyltransferase family 2 protein gives MYPIKLSISIVVYGEDFEQIKECLLSLLNAIPKDTSYKITLVDNGALELNKKNDFDLKIKAFFPNLPIDYLISPKNGGYGYGHNHALLKSDAEYHLILNNDVYLMPDTLKNAFEFMQQHQQIGMLVPDVYDVDENRVHLCRLNPSLWISFLRRFSPDFLKKFFKNQLSKFEMQDKNYNEVMFKLSNPTGCFMFCRLDVLKRLGGFDEKFFMYYDDSDLGRRLAKISQIAYSPTVKIKHVWRRAAYKDKRMAWIASKSALYYSWKWLLKQ, from the coding sequence ATGTATCCAATTAAACTGTCTATTAGCATAGTTGTGTATGGAGAAGATTTTGAGCAAATTAAAGAATGCCTTTTGAGTTTACTCAACGCGATTCCTAAGGATACATCTTATAAAATTACACTGGTAGATAATGGTGCTTTAGAATTAAATAAAAAAAACGACTTTGATCTGAAAATTAAAGCTTTTTTTCCAAATTTACCGATCGATTATTTAATATCTCCCAAAAACGGGGGTTATGGCTATGGTCATAATCATGCACTATTAAAAAGTGATGCGGAATATCATCTTATTCTGAATAACGATGTGTATTTAATGCCAGACACACTCAAAAACGCGTTTGAATTTATGCAACAACATCAGCAAATCGGGATGCTCGTTCCTGATGTATACGATGTGGATGAGAACAGAGTGCATCTTTGTCGGCTTAATCCTAGCCTTTGGATAAGTTTTTTGCGTCGTTTTTCACCCGACTTTTTAAAGAAATTCTTTAAAAATCAGTTAAGTAAATTTGAGATGCAAGATAAAAATTATAATGAAGTTATGTTTAAATTAAGTAATCCCACAGGTTGTTTTATGTTTTGCCGACTGGATGTACTTAAACGTTTAGGTGGATTCGATGAGAAATTTTTTATGTATTACGATGATTCAGATTTGGGTCGACGACTGGCAAAAATTTCGCAAATAGCTTATTCCCCAACGGTTAAAATTAAACATGTCTGGCGCCGTGCCGCCTATAAAGACAAGCGTATGGCATGGATTGCAAGTAAATCGGCCTTATATTATTCGTGGAAATGGTTGTTAAAACAATAG